From a single Paludibacter jiangxiensis genomic region:
- a CDS encoding TolC family protein translates to MIKKIILIGLIFLPLTSFAQKAWTLEQCVDTAWNNNLKIRQQQNTAQNREINYRQARLNLLPNLNGSIGQSFVFGRSLTAANTYASSNSKQTSLNLSSNVTLFDGLRMKYNIDARKADWMASKADLDKIQKDIALSVATAYMQVLLNKELLQIANDQLALTKTKIEQRKALVSNGKMAEGELYELQAQAAKEELSRTQNENALKLSLLDLAQIMEIDNFEQLDVVIPENLIDKNAMILSAQTIYESAITHRPEIKSAEYRLLSGSKDVLATKAELYPALSFGVNSGTGYYNMSRASNDAFGKQLKNNLTTSVGLTLSIPIFNKWDVQNRVKIAQNNVENSKLDIQNTKLEMKKSIQQAYYNALAAQSRWEAAQKSEVASQEAYRFANQKYEAGRASVYELYQAKSNLTQVLSEKTQAKYEYAFRVKILELLK, encoded by the coding sequence ATGATAAAGAAAATTATACTGATCGGCCTGATCTTCCTTCCATTGACCTCTTTTGCACAAAAGGCATGGACGTTGGAACAGTGTGTCGATACTGCCTGGAACAACAACCTGAAGATACGGCAGCAGCAAAATACGGCACAAAACCGCGAGATCAATTACCGGCAGGCACGCCTCAACCTCCTGCCCAACCTCAACGGGTCGATTGGTCAAAGTTTTGTATTTGGACGCTCGCTAACGGCGGCCAACACCTATGCAAGTTCCAACTCGAAGCAAACTTCGTTGAACCTGTCGAGCAACGTAACACTGTTTGATGGGCTGCGAATGAAGTACAACATCGATGCCCGGAAGGCCGACTGGATGGCATCCAAAGCCGATTTGGACAAAATACAAAAAGATATCGCCCTGAGCGTGGCCACGGCTTACATGCAGGTATTGCTCAACAAAGAGCTGCTGCAAATTGCCAACGATCAACTGGCATTGACCAAAACAAAGATAGAACAGCGTAAGGCACTGGTTTCCAACGGAAAAATGGCCGAAGGCGAACTGTACGAATTGCAGGCGCAGGCTGCCAAAGAGGAGTTGAGCCGCACGCAAAACGAGAACGCGCTGAAACTGTCGCTGCTCGATCTGGCTCAGATCATGGAGATCGATAACTTTGAACAACTGGATGTGGTAATACCGGAAAACCTTATCGACAAAAACGCGATGATTCTTTCCGCACAAACGATCTACGAGAGCGCCATCACCCATCGTCCCGAAATCAAAAGCGCCGAGTACCGCCTGTTGAGCGGATCGAAAGATGTACTGGCTACCAAAGCTGAGCTATATCCGGCATTGAGTTTCGGAGTCAATTCGGGAACCGGGTACTACAACATGAGCCGTGCCAGCAACGACGCATTCGGGAAACAGTTGAAAAACAATCTCACAACATCCGTTGGGCTGACACTCTCTATTCCTATCTTCAACAAGTGGGACGTACAAAACCGGGTGAAGATTGCGCAAAATAACGTAGAAAACAGTAAGCTCGACATCCAGAATACCAAACTGGAGATGAAGAAGTCGATTCAACAGGCCTACTACAATGCGCTGGCAGCACAAAGTCGCTGGGAAGCTGCTCAGAAATCGGAGGTAGCCAGTCAGGAAGCATACCGTTTTGCCAACCAAAAGTACGAAGCCGGACGGGCATCGGTCTACGAACTCTATCAGGCCAAAAGCAACCTCACACAGGTGCTTTCTGAAAAGACACAGGCCAAATACGAATATGCCTTCCGCGTAAAAATTCTGGAATTGCTGAAATGA
- the hisS gene encoding histidine--tRNA ligase gives MQKPSIPKGTRDFSPEEMANRNYIFNTIKSVFQLYGFRQIETPAQENLSTLMGKYGEEGDKLLFKILNSGDFAGGVADEEWAAKNSVKLTSKISEKGLRYDLTVPFARYVVQHRDQITFPFKRYQIQPVWRADRPQKGRYREFYQCDADVVGSNSLVNEAELLQMIDEVFHRLSINVTIKLNNRKILAGIAEIIGQSDKIVDITVAIDKLDKIGLDNVNAELIEKGIPQNAIDRLQPVLLLQGSNADKLTTLKTVLAASETGLKGVEELETIFDLVSLTQVATTIELDLTLARGLNYYTGAIIEVKANDVQIGSISGGGRYDNLTGVFGMDGVSGVGISFGADRIYDVLNQLNGFPAMSEENTRLLFINFGDKEQRFCLPLLKAVRAAGINAEIFPEAAKIKKQMSYADSKKIPFVAIVGENEINANAIMLKNMTSGEQQLVPVDELVDKMNAQ, from the coding sequence ATGCAAAAACCCTCCATACCCAAAGGAACGCGCGACTTTTCGCCCGAAGAGATGGCGAACCGCAACTATATTTTCAACACCATCAAGTCTGTTTTTCAACTCTATGGCTTTCGCCAGATCGAGACCCCCGCACAGGAGAACCTTTCTACCCTGATGGGAAAGTACGGCGAAGAGGGCGACAAGCTTTTGTTCAAAATATTGAATTCGGGCGATTTTGCCGGTGGCGTTGCTGATGAAGAGTGGGCTGCCAAGAACAGCGTGAAGCTCACATCAAAGATCTCCGAAAAGGGACTTCGTTACGACCTCACCGTTCCTTTTGCCCGTTACGTGGTGCAGCACCGCGACCAGATCACTTTTCCTTTCAAACGTTACCAGATTCAGCCTGTATGGCGCGCCGATCGTCCGCAAAAAGGGCGCTATCGTGAATTCTACCAGTGCGATGCGGACGTGGTAGGAAGCAATTCATTAGTAAACGAAGCCGAACTGCTACAGATGATCGACGAGGTATTTCATCGCCTGAGCATCAACGTTACCATTAAACTCAACAACCGCAAAATATTGGCCGGCATTGCCGAAATCATCGGACAGTCAGACAAAATAGTCGACATCACCGTAGCCATCGACAAACTGGATAAGATCGGACTCGACAACGTGAACGCCGAACTGATCGAAAAAGGCATTCCGCAGAATGCAATCGACCGACTGCAACCGGTACTGTTGCTTCAGGGTAGCAATGCCGACAAACTAACCACTCTGAAAACAGTTTTGGCGGCTTCGGAAACTGGTCTGAAAGGTGTAGAGGAGTTGGAAACCATCTTCGATCTGGTATCGTTGACTCAGGTAGCCACCACCATCGAACTCGACCTGACGTTGGCTCGTGGTTTGAACTACTACACCGGTGCCATCATCGAGGTGAAAGCGAACGACGTGCAGATCGGCAGCATCAGCGGTGGCGGTCGTTACGACAACCTCACCGGCGTATTCGGCATGGACGGCGTTTCGGGCGTGGGCATCTCCTTCGGTGCCGACCGCATCTACGACGTACTCAACCAGCTGAACGGTTTCCCGGCTATGTCGGAAGAGAACACACGCCTGTTGTTTATCAACTTCGGCGACAAGGAACAACGTTTCTGCCTGCCGTTGCTGAAAGCCGTACGCGCAGCCGGTATCAATGCCGAAATCTTCCCCGAAGCGGCAAAAATCAAGAAACAGATGAGCTATGCCGACAGCAAAAAGATCCCCTTCGTGGCTATTGTCGGCGAAAACGAAATAAACGCCAATGCCATTATGCTCAAAAACATGACGAGCGGCGAACAGCAATTGGTTCCGGTCGACGAGTTGGTCGACAAGATGAACGCTCAGTAA
- a CDS encoding cytidylate kinase family protein has protein sequence MKQEGLVKRCVLLIAGLFIMALGVVLSVKANLGTSPISAPPYVYSQAFPLTMGTTTILMNMGLILLQIVLLRKQYEWIQLTQIIAVSVFGLFIDLTMPLVSWIHTSNYFVQWALCLLSCVVLGFGVFLEVKAKVTYLAGEGLSLALAKVFRLEFGKAKVSVDCSLVVLGVASSFLLLHRLEGVREGTVAAALLVGTIVRFYAKHVAFIDKWLGNKPVEAEKAPAVSATEPKPQLVITIAREYGSGGHEIGEILARKLGIAFYDSKLIDLTALEGGFTPEYVKEHEQKLANTLLYDLYEQNYAYVNEEMPPLDSLFMVQSKVIRDIAARESCVIVGRCADFILKSQPTFNVFVHAGKEFRIDRIIHNYRIAPELAAKELERKDRERINYCRRYTHKTWGDAANYHLTVDSSLFGTEACADLIIDSVQRWRQSR, from the coding sequence ATGAAGCAGGAAGGATTGGTAAAAAGATGTGTATTGTTGATAGCAGGGCTGTTTATTATGGCTCTCGGCGTAGTGTTGTCGGTCAAGGCAAACCTGGGTACTTCGCCCATCTCCGCCCCACCCTACGTCTACAGTCAGGCTTTTCCGCTTACGATGGGCACCACCACCATTCTGATGAACATGGGGCTTATTCTGCTGCAAATCGTGCTGTTGCGCAAGCAATACGAATGGATTCAGCTCACGCAGATCATCGCCGTCTCCGTTTTCGGACTCTTCATCGACCTTACCATGCCGTTAGTCTCCTGGATTCACACCTCCAACTATTTCGTGCAATGGGCACTCTGCTTGTTGAGCTGCGTGGTGCTGGGCTTCGGGGTCTTTCTCGAAGTAAAAGCGAAGGTAACCTACCTTGCCGGTGAGGGATTGTCGCTGGCTCTTGCCAAGGTGTTCCGGCTGGAGTTCGGCAAAGCCAAAGTAAGTGTCGACTGCTCGTTAGTCGTACTTGGCGTGGCGAGCTCTTTTCTGCTGTTGCACCGACTGGAAGGAGTGCGCGAAGGCACGGTGGCGGCGGCACTCTTAGTGGGTACCATTGTCCGCTTTTATGCTAAACACGTTGCGTTTATCGACAAATGGCTGGGCAACAAACCTGTTGAAGCAGAAAAAGCGCCTGCCGTAAGCGCTACCGAACCTAAACCACAACTTGTCATCACCATTGCCCGCGAATACGGCAGCGGCGGACACGAAATCGGTGAGATACTGGCACGCAAATTAGGCATCGCATTCTACGACAGCAAACTGATCGACCTCACGGCACTCGAAGGAGGATTTACGCCGGAGTATGTGAAGGAACACGAACAGAAGCTGGCGAATACGCTGCTCTACGACCTGTACGAGCAGAACTATGCCTACGTCAATGAAGAGATGCCGCCGCTCGACTCGCTCTTTATGGTGCAGAGCAAGGTGATACGCGACATTGCCGCACGGGAATCATGCGTCATTGTAGGCCGCTGTGCCGACTTTATCCTCAAGAGCCAGCCCACTTTCAACGTCTTTGTACACGCCGGGAAAGAGTTCCGCATCGACCGCATTATCCACAACTACCGCATTGCACCCGAACTGGCCGCGAAAGAGCTGGAACGCAAAGACCGCGAACGCATCAACTATTGCCGTCGCTACACCCACAAAACATGGGGCGATGCGGCGAATTACCACCTCACCGTCGACAGCTCGCTATTCGGCACCGAAGCCTGCGCGGACCTGATTATCGACTCCGTGCAACGGTGGAGACAAAGCCGGTAG
- a CDS encoding pentapeptide repeat-containing protein: protein MNIVLIPIITLIVLFLTWVIVPKKYVERFFGKKQNPAEILKYIGVIVGSIIVICTLYNANETNNLTRKGQLDNRFIEASKLLSSENNFENISGVYTLNRIAKEASTDESQKGYSVLIKEILFTFLRENSDPILKDDILINVQCRKKKFVFQQIIKLLFDKENDFYMSSDKDLSSCCFSELSLENFNFNGFVLVSSDFSDSNLERSTFDNSTLLGSIMVSCNLKSASLKNVELDLVNLEQAYLSNANLSNSNFYQANMNSVVLDSANLSNSNLIRADLRNASIRKANLSNTNFSFADLRGADFSNAILSNTDFSYAIIDKTTNFKNTKLEKYPISRITESGNSKKLTKN from the coding sequence ATGAATATAGTCCTTATACCAATTATAACATTAATAGTTCTATTTTTAACATGGGTGATTGTTCCAAAAAAATACGTAGAAAGGTTTTTTGGAAAGAAACAAAATCCAGCGGAGATATTGAAATATATAGGTGTTATTGTAGGATCTATCATTGTTATTTGCACCCTTTATAATGCGAATGAAACAAATAACTTAACACGTAAAGGTCAATTAGATAATCGATTTATTGAAGCGTCTAAACTTTTATCAAGTGAGAATAACTTTGAGAATATTTCAGGAGTTTACACGCTTAATAGAATTGCGAAAGAAGCCTCTACTGATGAATCCCAAAAAGGATATTCGGTTTTAATCAAAGAAATACTATTTACGTTTTTACGTGAAAACAGCGATCCTATTCTAAAAGATGATATTTTAATTAATGTTCAGTGTAGAAAAAAGAAATTTGTTTTCCAACAAATTATAAAATTACTTTTCGACAAGGAAAATGATTTTTATATGTCCTCTGACAAAGATTTGAGTTCTTGTTGTTTCTCTGAATTGAGCTTAGAAAACTTCAATTTTAATGGTTTCGTCCTCGTTAGTAGTGATTTTAGTGATTCTAATTTGGAAAGGTCAACATTTGATAATTCAACATTACTGGGGTCTATTATGGTTTCTTGTAATTTAAAATCAGCTTCATTGAAAAATGTAGAATTAGATTTAGTCAATTTAGAACAGGCTTATCTATCGAATGCAAATTTAAGTAACTCAAATTTTTATCAAGCAAACATGAATAGTGTTGTTTTAGATAGTGCAAATCTTTCCAATTCTAATTTAATTAGAGCTGACTTACGTAATGCTTCAATAAGAAAAGCAAATCTAAGTAATACAAACTTTAGTTTTGCTGATTTAAGAGGTGCTGACTTTTCTAACGCAATTCTTTCAAATACAGACTTTAGTTATGCTATTATAGACAAAACAACTAATTTTAAAAACACAAAATTGGAAAAGTATCCAATATCTAGAATTACTGAATCAGGCAATTCAAAAAAGCTGACAAAGAATTAG
- a CDS encoding DUF4747 family protein: protein MAIARIKRRSFNISMFNIKISPRTNDENFTQRYVDLIKKLHSENIAIKTRGEKYMELRTLNSYDNDKVLFGKLTYYTILDGNDWYNKRSKTIENVEIEDDLYPNAKEIEYYFIPEAHRFCFINKTNGIAMSQIEVFLSKALPMLVSEDKTVIVTQELTEDIIDRIISAAKIFRLEIDLSYSNNDLSDDFEELLDNDLRDGHVRNINLSAKSFKSQTIDLENSKFLSAALKLSQSNGYAEATIENTDGKNENVATIEYPRKELIHSTEGNEHIDVLTKILRLFRNG, encoded by the coding sequence ATGGCAATCGCAAGAATCAAAAGACGTAGTTTCAACATTTCAATGTTCAATATCAAGATCTCGCCAAGAACAAACGACGAAAATTTCACTCAACGTTATGTAGATTTAATCAAAAAACTACACTCTGAAAATATAGCAATTAAAACGAGAGGTGAAAAATATATGGAATTGAGAACTTTAAACTCTTATGACAACGACAAAGTGTTATTTGGAAAACTGACTTATTATACGATTCTTGACGGTAACGATTGGTATAATAAACGTTCAAAAACCATTGAAAATGTAGAAATTGAAGATGATTTATATCCTAATGCAAAAGAAATTGAATATTACTTTATTCCCGAAGCACACCGTTTTTGTTTTATCAACAAAACTAATGGTATTGCAATGTCTCAAATTGAAGTTTTTTTATCTAAGGCTTTACCCATGCTTGTAAGCGAAGATAAAACTGTAATTGTAACTCAAGAATTAACTGAAGATATAATAGATAGAATAATTTCTGCAGCTAAGATTTTTAGACTTGAAATTGACCTATCTTATTCAAATAATGATTTATCAGATGACTTTGAAGAGTTACTTGACAATGATTTAAGAGATGGACATGTTAGAAATATTAATTTATCCGCAAAATCATTTAAATCACAAACAATTGATTTAGAAAATAGCAAATTCCTAAGTGCTGCATTAAAACTGTCACAAAGTAATGGGTACGCCGAAGCAACTATTGAAAATACAGATGGTAAAAATGAAAATGTTGCAACAATTGAATATCCGAGAAAAGAATTAATACACTCTACTGAAGGTAATGAACATATCGATGTATTAACAAAAATACTAAGACTATTTAGAAATGGATAA